Proteins encoded in a region of the Maniola jurtina chromosome 12, ilManJurt1.1, whole genome shotgun sequence genome:
- the LOC123870481 gene encoding uncharacterized protein LOC123870481 produces MGVSTRALLDSGSQGSLISTDLVGRLGICLDPCSERIMGVGGIETTSTIIGRSSVTFSPINKRFPKITTPVLCMQTVIGKLPTVTLDDSVKDLATGLSLADPHFHQSSPVELLLGSDVLGSLMGGDKIILNSIGLTAYNTIFGYVLLGPVELTKQSELIDDSEVVGISVSDTLQKFWEVEEPPETSSRSAPLDLECEQFYKDSTYRLENGRFVTKLPFLPNRPLLGDSKTIAEKRFLALERKLMKNSVLREKYINFMREYLDLGHMSVSDFDFKGGQEYFVIPHHAVFKDSDENAKVRVVFDGSCVTNSGVSLNQCLHSGPKLQRDISEILMNFRRHRVVFVTDIRMMFRQTLIDKLDRRYQLIFWRESPDEPLLTYELGTNTYGLKSSPYIAIRTLLELADRERDRYPRAASVLENDIYVDDILSGCSSQSEALELQQELIRLMQSGGYELRKWISNDPVLLRDLPDDHQQVPHLFDNPDMQSLTSVLGVQYNPVEDVFSFRTDLTHGPSVTKRKILSTIARMYDPSGWITPVLFRAKCFLQRLWLSGFTWDEPITGDLERDWINFKIDLARIEDVRISRCMLPPAVKNITMHGFSDASEAGYAAVVYLRAVDDTDNVSVHLVMAKSKVAPIRTRLTIPKLELCGAVLLLKLLHHVCLCLQRTIDVHEVFGWTDSSIVLAWLKTSPHTLQVFEANRVSQIQNSTVPITWRHIPGELNPADCASRGLTASGLVSHPLWWGPRWLTYSESVWPASKANQVSPADLPGIRCSVATNSESLPDFGFLVERYSSLDRLISVTAWIRRFIFNCRRNNNRNTTPYLTTQDRKHALLMWISLVQRDSFGAEIEKVRKGQTLKGHLRRLNPFIDSDGLLRVGGRLQHSDLPYEARHPLLLPKSGHFIDLLISDSHLKNSHVGPNALLAILQRDYWILSARRAVRKITFKCISCYKLKGLTTQPLMGDLPKDRVLAARPFQGVGTDFAGPFYVKSHKLRNPKVTKAYLCVFVCLATKSVHLELVSDLSSEAFIACLSRMTSRRGFPAIIRSDCGSNYKSSDRYLKEVFQFLEQNRSQIGHDLARRGITWLFDPPACPSWGGLFEAAVKSAKTHLKRTIGETTLTFEELSTVFCKIEAVLNSRPLCPLSSDPNDLEVLTPGHFLIGQPLTALPEYPFQDEKTYKLSRFQLLQQLSQRIWHRWHLEYLHTLQQRLKWTDPAVPPKVGDLVLLKEDNAPPLQWRRGRIVALYPGKDGVVRLADVRVAKGTVLQRAISKLSRLPLD; encoded by the coding sequence ATGGGGGTTTCGACCAGAGCCTTACTTGACAGTGGATCTCAGGGGTCTTTAATTAGTACAGATTTAGTGGGCAGGTTGGGCATATGTTTAGATCCGTGCAGCGAACGGATCATGGGTGTTGGAGGTATTGAAACAACCTCAACTATAATCGGTCGGTCTTCGGTGACATTTTCTccgataaataaaagatttcctaAAATTACTACTCCTGTTTTGTGTATGCAAACGGTTATAGGAAAATTACCTACGGTGACCTTGGATGATTCGGTGAAAGACCTAGCCACCGGCTTAAGTTTAGCAGATCCCCACTTTCACCAGTCATCGCCAGTGGAACTGCTGCTCGGTTCGGATGTTTTAGGATCTCTTATGGGAggagataaaataattttaaattctatcGGTCTTACGGCTTATAACACTATTTTCGGTTATGTTCTACTTGGTCCTGTAGAACTCACTAAACAATCTGAGTTGATTGATGATTCGGAAGTCGTCGGTATTTCGGTTTCGGACACTCTTCAAAAGTTCTGGGAGGTTGAGGAACCTCCAGAAACATCCTCTCGGTCTGCTCCACTTGATCTAGAGTGTGAACAGTTTTATAAAGATAGTACGTATCGGTTGGAAAATGGTCGGTTTGTCACGAAGTTGCCATTTTTACCTAACAGACCCTTGTTAGGTGACTCGAAAACTATTGCggaaaaaagatttttggcTTTGGAACGGAAACTTATGAAAAATTCGGTCTTACGAgagaagtatattaattttatgcgtGAATATTTGGATCTCGGTCACATGTCGGTTtcggattttgattttaaaggcggacaagaatattttgtcaTACCACATCATGCGGTTTTTAAGGATTCGGACGAAAATGCGAAAGTACGCGTTGTTTTTGACGGTAGTTGCGTCACAAATTCGGGGGTTTCTTTAAACCAGTGTTTACATTCGGGCCCTAAATTACAAAGGGATATTTCGGAGATTTTGATGAACTTCAGACGCCATCGAGTTGTCTTTGTGACGGATATTAGGATGATGTTTCGGCAGACGCTTATTGATAAATTGGACAGAAGGTACCAGCTCATATTTTGGAGAGAGTCTCCAGATGAGCCCCTTCTTACCTATGAACTTGGAACCAACACATACGGGTTAAAATCAAGTCCTTACATTGCGATTCGGACGCTTTTAGAGTTGGCTGATCGAGAACGTGATCGGTATCCTCGGGCGGCTTCGGTTTTAGAGAACGACATTTATGTCGATGATATTCTGTCGGGATGCAGCTCACAATCGGAAGCTCTTGAACTGCAACAAGAGTTAATTCGGCTCATGCAATCAGGGGGATATGAATTACGGAAATGGATCTCGAACGATCCTGTTTTACTTCGGGACTTGCCTGACGATCATCAACAGGTGCCTCATCTGTTTGATAACCCAGACATGCAAAGTTTAACTTCGGTTTTGGGGGTACAATACAATCCTGTAGAGGATGTTTTTTCTTTTCGGACGGATTTAACTCATGGACCTTCGGTTACTAAACGGAAAATACTGTCGACAATTGCTCGCATGTATGATCCAAGCGGGTGGATCACTCCTGTTTTATTTCGGGCTAAATGTTTTTTGCAACGTCTGTGGCTTTCGGGTTTTACTTGGGATGAACCTATTACTGGGGATTTAGAAAGAGATtggattaattttaaaattgacctCGCTCGGATTGAAGATGTTCGGATTTCGCGATGTATGCTCCCACCAGcggtaaaaaatattactatgcaCGGTTTTTCAGATGCATCGGAGGCTGGTTACGCAGCTGTTGTATATTTACGCGCCGTGGATGACACAGATAATGTTTCGGTTCATTTAGTAATGGCCAAAAGTAAGGTCGCCCCAATCAGAACACGTCTGACGATTCCTAAATTGGAGTTGTGCGGAGCCGTGCTTCTACTTAAGCTTCTGCATCATGTTTGCCTTTGTTTGCAAAGGACCATCGATGTTCACGAGGTATTTGGTTGGACTGATAGTTCTATAGTTTTAGCTTGGCTTAAAACTTCACCTCATACTCTTCAAGTATTCGAGGCTAATCGAGTTTCACAGATACAAAATTCTACAGTGCCAATCACGTGGCGACATATTCCGGGCGAATTGAACCCTGCCGACTGTGCTTCACGGGGCCTAACAGCTTCGGGTCTGGTATCTCATCCATTGTGGTGGGGTCCGCGATGGCTAACTTATTCGGAATCGGTTTGGCCTGCATCAAAGGCTAATCAGGTATCACCTGCGGATTTACCTGGGATTCGGTGTTCGGTTGCTACAAATTCAGAATCACTCCCAGATTTCGGTTTCCTCGTGGAGCGTTATAGCTCCTTAGATCGGCTTATTTCGGTTACCGCGTGGATTCGgagattcatttttaattgcCGTCGGAATAATAATCGGAATACTACGCCTTATTTAACAACACAGGATAGGAAGCACGCGTTGCTAATGTGGATCTCTCTAGTGCAGAGGGATAGTTTCGGTGCAGAGATTGAGAAAGTTCGGAAAGGCCAAACCTTGAAGGGGCATTTGAGACGTCTCAACCCCTTCATTGACTCGGACGGACTCCTTCGTGTTGGAGGACGCCTTCAACATTCGGACTTACCTTATGAAGCCAGACATCCATTGTTGCTTCCTAAATCGGGACATTTTATTGATCTGTTAATTTCGGATTCGCATTTGAAAAATTCACATGTAGGCCCAAACGCTCTTTTAGCCATATTACAACGGGACTATTGGATTCTCTCGGCCAGAAGAGCGGTAAGAAAAATCACATTCAAATGCATTTCGTGCTACAAATTAAAGGGACTCACAACCCAACCCTTGATGGGAGATCTGCCTAAAGACCGCGTTTTAGCGGCTAGACCCTTTCAAGGCGTGGGAACCGACTTCGCAGGTCCATTTTATGTAAAGTCTCATAAGTTGCGGAATCCAAAGGTCACCAAGGCCTATTTGTGCGTATTTGTATGCCTGGCCACTAAGTCCGTCCATTTAGAATTAGTTTCGGATTTGTCTTCGGAGGCTTTCATCGCCTGTCTCTCTCGCATGACCTCGCGACGCGGTTTTCCAGCGATCATTAGGTCAGATTGTGGGTCAAATTATAAGAGCAGTGACAGATATTTAAAGGAAGTTTTCCAATTTTTGGAACAAAATCGATCACAAATCGGTCATGATTTAGCTCGGCGCGGTATAACCTGGCTCTTCGATCCTCCCGCGTGCCCGTCGTGGGGCGGTTTATTTGAGGCGGCCGTAAAGTCGGCCAAGACGCATTTAAAACGTACTATTGGGGAAACAACTTTGACCTTCGAGGAACTTAGTACGGTTTTCTGCAAAATCGAAGCAGTCTTGAACTCACGGCCTTTGTGCCCTCTGTCTTCGGACCCAAATGACCTAGAGGTTCTGACCCCAGGTCATTTTCTTATCGGACAACCGCTAACAGCGCTTCCAGAGTACCCCTTTCAGGATGAAAAGACGTATAAATTATCTCGCTTTCAGTTGCTACAGCAACTATCTCAAAGAATTTGGCATCGGTGGCATTTGGAATATCTTCACACCCTACAACAGCGATTGAAGTGGACTGACCCAGCTGTCCCACCTAAAGTTGGGGATTTAGTTTTACTAAAAGAGGACAATGCGCCACCTCTTCAATGGCGCCGCGGTCGGATAGTAGCGTTGTATCCTGGGAAGGACGGCGTGGTCAGGCTCGCAGATGTACGGGTAGCGAAGGGTACAGTTTTGCAACGGGCAATCTCCAAATTGTCTCGTTTGCCCTTAGATTAG